Genomic window (Scleropages formosus chromosome 16, fSclFor1.1, whole genome shotgun sequence):
CTAGGAATTTTCAGCGATATTCCGATTACAAGCTCTGGTATACAATTATGTGAGAGTCTCATCAAAATTACCTTGTTCAGGCATTATTTGTAGCGTATTAGTTATATACTATAGTACATCATTTCATGTagctctttctgtttttaaagccaaaacattttattttcataaagtaCACTAATTTtctacacagtaaatacaaacacacagtttaCCTACTGAGGACCAAAGTGACAATTTCAGAAGGTACTTTTGAATCGGAACACTACAACTTCACCTGGATAAGATGATAGATCATGAAGGTTGCAATTCCTGCACGCCTCCACTCAGGGTGGACCAGCAGAAAGGAGATGTAGGCCTCGTTGTATTTCACATCTGGCACCATGAAACCAAACCCGATCACCACCTTTTTGTAGAGAACCACCACGCTGAAATCAGGATACTGAAGACATTCTGAAAGATCTACACCTGTGGGATATACGTTGTACGCAGTGTGTTACAACACTTGGCCGTTCTTAGTAACAGTTCtcaaaaagtatattttctgTAAGAGACCACCACTAGCACAAAAGAATTAGGAATAATTACTGAAACAACAAGCCATTCAAATTTTATACATGCACCTTTTGCAGAGCCGAAGCCTACCTGGCCAGAAGATTTCATGGCACATGGAGTTGACAGAAGGGATGTGATTGGGTCGAACATAACAGTAGTCAATGGGGGCATCGGGCTCTGGAACCCAACTGGGGTTGTTTCTGTGAGGGTAGGCACGTATCTCTGACAGCAGGTTAAGCTTCATAGGCCGGCTCTCGTAGTCTCTCCTGTCAAAACACAACAATGTTCAGTCCACGGCGAGTCTTCCCAATAGCATGGATCAACTGGAGATGATATCGGCAAGGATAAATATACCTAATGTAGGGTTTCAGGGTACGGGACGTGTAGGGGCTCTTGATGCCCTGTTCTATGCTAGCATCCGAGCCCATTAGCCTGTGCCAGAATGACACTGTGGGCTGATGGTATCCTTTCCTGTTGGACACCATTGTCTACACAGCAAAACATGGAAAAGGAAGCAAAAGTCGCAATGTAAAGAGTATCAACAGCACACTGCAGCAGCCAGGGTAGTGGCTAAAGACACCAAACCGTAACTTTAACAAAGTAAAATGTTCTGATGTCCattgcaaatgggtaaatgcaaATGTCCTGTCATGTAAACTCAGCAACAAAATGCTTCCCTTCTACAACTATtgctattaataaaaacaaatacacttgTACCTtatcttacaaacacaatttacttttattcattcagaagatgtgtttctccaaggcaacgcACCATGaatattatgtagtatttagctgaaatCTTTTCATTGAGCCAGcttgtttttttacatgaagcagcattaaatatattttgagatggctgaaaataaaataaaaaaaactcatctcCACAATGTCCTATTCAAAATGCTGTgttatttgtttcattctctTATGCCACATGATGCACAAAAGGCTGAACTAATGAAGTACCATGTGAGGAGAGCAGATTCAAAAGCATTTCACCTTAAATGCTGACAACATAATAGACACGTACCACTATTTATGTGCTGGGTAGTTTCTGCAAAtcttagatacacacacacacacacacacgcacacacacattttctgaactgcttagatacagaaataataattagtaaAAAACATACGTGCTGTGTGAAATAGcaccaaaagcaaaaatgcaggCTATTTTTGCTCCACAACAgaagaaatttttgaaaatgaagaaaatgcaattaaaataaactggaaaacacTTCAATCTTTGAAAATCTGTAACTCAAATGTTCATGAAATGAGTTACAACTGTAACCACAAAAATGTTTGCTGGACGTTTTACAGCGGTATTTTGAAAGGTACCTGAAAGCGATCAAGGATCCGAAGGTCCTGGCTGGTGGTACGGTACGTTCTTGTGCCGGAACCTCCCTGTCCACAAATGGTGCCCTCCTGAGCACCACAGACCCCGCTGACCAAGCTGACAGCCTGGTCAACATCCAGCAGGGGAAGCCCCCGTTCACGTTTGGCCTGCCGTACCAGCAGCTTCCTGTGCAGTCGTTTGGCCTGTGGTGTCACGGCTAGTGCCTGAGGGCAAGACTTGAGGCGCCTTAGCAGCATGCGCTCCTCATACAGACTGAGGAAGGTGTACCGGGGTGCACCAGTGCTGGCTACATCCTCTGCCTTCTTCTGTGGAGCCTTCTTTCTGTTGCCACTCCCACAGCCCATTGATGACTCATCCTCTGTTTTGCCCTGCCTGCTcaccccctcttcctcctcttcatcctcatctCTGCCGCTAGCAGCTCGCTCCTCACCCTCActctccacctcctgcttgaTGTGGTCAACTGTCCTCAGTTTCTTGCGCATGATGAGCTCATTGGTAGCCACAGGCATGCTGGGAGGTGGCACATATTCGATGCCAGGGTCAATCACTCCCTCGCCATCCAGTTCCTCATCATCTGCCATGTGACACGTGTCAAATAAATTCTGGATTACACATCATGTGAATAAGgttaattgaaattaaatgtaaaatttaatgtaatgacAGAGAAAAGTCATGCCTGGTCTGACAGTAGCAGGGTGACAAATTTCGGGCCAGCAGTACTtcacaaaagtaatttttttctgttatttccgACAAGTTTGGGCACTTtatcaataaaattatttcgaaacaaaaatgcagataaCGCATTTGGACAGAATTTCTTAATAATTTGCCTTAATTCATTGTCTACTTATCTCACTATGAAAATTTAAGCATGTTACCTGTCCCAGACATCTGGAGAACCATTAACATGGCACCCTGTAAGATGACATGTCCGTCCATGGTGTCGAgatgtaattttactgaatataCTCTGCAAAACACGCTCACCGTGAAACAGCGCTTGTGGAGGCATGACGTCTGGAATGAGGTCGGCCTCAGACAGTAGACTGGGTGTGGCTGAATGGGACGCAGGGGTGCCGGGGGCCGAGAAGTCAGGCGATGGTGATGGCGAGGGGCTGGTGAGGGGTGTCCGATCTGACGAGCTCAGGGAGGAGAAGTCGATCACCTCACCTCTCTCGAGCACGAGATCAGGACGCCGGGTACGGCTCATGAACTTGACCGGGGTGGAAGAGGCACTGCGGTCCACAAAGCCTGCCGCCTCCTTCTGTGCACGACGGATCTCCTTGGCCTCCTGTGTGCGTGAGCGCTTCTCCTTCAGTTGCATAGCACTTTCCACTGGGTTCCGACCAGCCCGCTTCCGCAAGCCCTCCACCGTGATGATGGGGTCCATCGGAGGCTTGGTTGTGCCTAAGTAAACGAAAAGCATTTCATACTTCTCCACATTATTAACAGTCACTTATCTCACTATTGTCTCAGTAATCGAGCGAGCACAATGTGTGAGCATCAAGGTCTAGTCTATTACACTATGGATCCACAGTGGCAGGATAGCGGAGTATCCACAaaacccagggagaacatggaaccACAGGCAGCATGAGCAGGATTCACACGCACAGCTCTGAAGTTCAGAGGCAACTGTGTTATCAACCAAGAAAAAGAGCAACTACTATGGAAAAACACTGCTATGATTTCTTAGAAGTACCAGTGGTGTCAGTTTCAGTTCTCGGGTCAATGGACAACATGCTCCAGTCTACTCCTAACACGTCCGGTGTTTTTCCAAAACATCTttattacaaatactgtaagAGGCAAATTTTTGTACCTTTGGCTTTCATAGATACcgcagaggttttttctccctctggaCGCAGAGTAGGGGGACGATTCTGCACCAGCTTCCACCAGCCAGGCTCACCAAATTCCTGCGCTCCTGAGCGAAAAAACGTGGGGCTCCCGACTGACAGACAGCCTGCCACCGTGCTCCACCACGTGGATGTCTTCTTTCTGACAGAGGACAGAGTTGAAATCCGCTTAACAGTCAGACCCACTGAAATACGCCACTTCTAAATCAGTGGTtctgaaccctaacccttacaGTGCGCTGCGAGTGCTGACTTTCCTCAggatggtttaaaaaaaaaaaaaaaaaaactaaattatgtTAAGTCTggccctttttttttcatttggaagTCTGAGGCTCAAGGGGAAAGCCAAATCATCCACACACTGTGGCCACAAAATCCATTACTATACAATCAtcataaagtggaaaaatatgttACACCTTGCAAAAACTGTTATTAAACttgtatttaatgaaaaatttttaatGAATCCACAAGATGTCACCTGACATTAGCACTGCATTTTCAAGGAAGGACCCAAAAAAAGGACTGCTCTATGATAAGTAAAGCCTTTCTCTCTCACCTAGAACCCAACAAGAAGCTCCAGTGTCTTCCAATGAAAGCGCAAATGTCCTCCTTCCACCGGAAGTATCCCTGACGTCCCGTACCTTCCAGGGAGAGGTTGTACATGGCCAGCATCACCACCTGTAAAGTTAATTTGTCATTACATTTGCTGTGTACATTTATAATGTTCTACTGCAGTTTTCATGTTGAATATGCTCTAGGTCAGGGGTATCCATCACATGGCCCACCACTTCACATAATGCAGTCTGCGAGAACATTTGCAAATtataatttacaataaaatgtaaaaatataacatatcACTAAAAAGTGTATCACTTTTGGGACTTTCTGGAACAATCAGCAGTATTAGTAATGAGTTTGAGCTTTTAAAACAATGGggaaaccaatttaaaaaaaaaaaaaaaaacggttttcTTCTGCAACACTGGTACTACTTTCCTTCTGGACCTTCACATGAACCACAGCACAAAGCCTTCACACTGGTGTCCAAAACGCTTCACCTCATCTTTTGGTCTTTCCACTGTACTTCAGTGTTGTGATGTAAGACCTAAAGGCCTTGCAAAGTTTAATTTCAAGAGCTTGAAGTGTTGCCAATTGCTTAAGGAAGGCTGGCCAGCACCTTAGTCCATTAAGTGTGACTTGACACTTGCTGCTGCACTGTACCTGCTGCCAGGTGAGCCTCATCCTCTCAAAAGTCTCCTTGCCATCCTCAGAACAGTCATAGCAGGTAAATTTGAAGAAGTTATCTCCTTTCAGGTAGCTGGGCTGCTCTCCTCGCAGCTGGGCTATAAATTAGGAGCAAACAAGACTGCTCACAGGACTACTCTCATAATACTAAAAGTATTATGCGCCAAGATTTCTTCTATCGTCATTTCGACCAGCCATGTAAGCACATTATTCAGTAGCGGCGACTACTGCAGTCAAACAAAAGTGTAAAATCCAAGGCGCATTTTTTTGGTGATATAAATACTTTTCCCACACTACTCGATGAAGTTGAACACACATCTGTACAAAAAGGTAAAACATGTAAGGTCTGTTAGTTGCGACAGACAGGCGCCTTACAACTGGGGATCCATTTGTGACATTTCTCGCAGTAGAAGGAGATGTCCTCGTTCCAGCTGGTATCTGCATCATCGCCGATGTCGCTGTTCAGGGAGTCTCCACTCTGGTCGTGCGACAGGTCTACTGACGCCTGGTCCTCCGACTCCACAATTAGAAGCGTCTCACCCTCCACTTCCCCTTCCTCCAGGCCCTCTGACGCCGAGGTGCACGTGGCCTCGTCGTCTCGCTGACTTGACAGGCTCCTCAGGTCCCCGCTGCTGTCCATGTCCCTTCAGAGCCCTCTGTTGTGACCAGGGTGCTGAACTTGACAGGTCAATGACAAATTCACATACTGAGCAGCTACTCAACACAACACCCTCCTttcagtacatacatacatgtgaCTCAGTCAACAGCCATTTCTCTACAAAGCATTCTTATATTTTTTCTGAACCAGGaagaatttctttaatttttttttcaaaccacaAGCCACTTCTCCATCaatctttttagttttttttttttttttttttttttaaccagaacCTATTAAATTTCTCTGTTAAAAGCCGATCACTAGTGAAAggtgacagaggaggagagacaGCAGAATTCTGAGTGCTTAGAGAGTGACAGGTTTCCCTTACCTGAGACAAACAGCTGCACCTCCTGGAGCTCTTCTGCAGCTCTTGCGTCTGTCTGTCAGCTGGTTATGTGCCagtcactcagtctgtgtgtgtgtgtgtgtgtgtgtgtgtgtgtgtgtgtgttttattaaggCCGTGGCCCACAGCACCTTTGCTCGCACCCCGCGCCGCCGGATCGCTCTCCCGCCCTGTGCACGCGCTCTGAGGGGATGGAGGGAAAGCAGAAGACACGTCGACGCTGGGTTTGCACGGCACGGCACTACCCCACCCGCAGCCCCGAAAAGCACCACTACATATATATTACGGCTCCGCCCGTGCAGTAAGCCGACGGAAACAATAGAAGAAATAAGCCATTTTTAACACTGACTGGTCCTGACTAGGCACTAGCTCTCGACTCGAGACCAGCGCAGCCGAACTGCACTCGACTCGTCGTCGCTGTCTCTCTGTGCTCGACGCGCgcttctgctgcagttcccagaataaaaaaggagggaagCAAGCAGTGCTGCCTCCCATGCTGCAGGTAAACCTACCTTGCTGTAACATCCTTTTCGGACAAGAACCAGGGGGCAGTTCCGACTGAGATCGCAGACGATTGCAACAATGTGCTCCGCTATAGGATAACGGTCGCACGAAGATGACGTCACGCCCAGTTAAAACCAGTCGAATGTCAAGACGATCGATACGTCTGTTTGTCTTAACAACGTGTCAGTGTGTCTATTACTGACGTACATGAAGAACTGCAGTATTGTACCGTAATGGGAGGGGCATATTAGGGAGCCACACTTATTGTtgtccatccatcgtcaacaactgcttgtcccgagcagggttgtggtgaccCAGGGCCTTCCCAGCAACATTGGGCACAAGGTTGaaggggtacaccctagacaggataccagtccattgcaaggtagcaagcaggactcaaaccccagacccaccacacagcaggcaccaaccaaacctgctgcaccaccacgctcgGGCAACATTGGGCCTCAAGGGAGAGGCTCGGAGATGAATTCAGCCAAAAGGCCTTGACAGCCATCTGGGGGATTTCAAGTAGCAGTGACTCcatgaaaaacagcagtgaaaatcCTGCAGAGACACAGGTTCACTCTTACTGTCCTTGTCCTGAACGCACAGGGAGTGAAACTGTCAGGCATATTTTTGGGATTGTGGGCATTATGTGGGCAATCTGGTCACCAGTCACTTCATTGTGCCAGCAGCTGGAtgagaaaacaatgttttcataTGACAAAGTATTGAAAGGTGGTCCCCTAGATACTTACCAACAAGTGCATCTAGACAGCTGCTGGGTAGTATTACCAAGCAAGTGCTTTGGAATGCCAGAACCATCCTCACCTGTAGAAGGACAGTCCTGGGAGCATGGGACTTTTATTGGAAAATAAAGGCAGACTTTAAGTTCAGAACGGAGTCTGGACGTTTCAGTCAGTGTCCATATCCAGTAGGGTATCTTAACAAAGtctgactttttatttatttatgtatttatttatttgaatctattttatttttcagtattttgtctTGTATGGAATTTTTGTATTACTTTTCGGTTGTTTCGAAAATTTATGGTTGGTTTGTTTATAGATTTTTAATAGTTTTGggtaattaaattattaactgTTGTTAATAGCCATTATGAATAAAGGTTACCTTATGCAtgttcagttaattttattCTTACAGACTTCTTAGATTATTTTTGAACAATACAACATAGAGGAAAGAGAAATACGAATACCAAGGGAATTATTATTACACAGAAGGCTTCTTGAAATAAGTCGTTTACAATTACTGGTGGGAAACAGCACTAATATACTACTTGACGACGTTGTGCAATACAAGCTAGAATTTCCTGCTAAATCTACTCTTATGAATACAAAATTTTGCAGGCAAGATAATAAGATTAATttggtaacatttttattctcagtCTTTTTTCGACACCACAGATACGAGGATTTTCCGCAGCTTCCCGCACTTCACGGAGCCACAGTGGCTCAGTACGGGGCTACGATTGGTGGCCAGCGACTAATTGGAATACGGCCGCTCATTGGACACAACGGAGCTCGAGCCCACGGTTTCTGCGCATGCTCCAAGCAAGCATGGCCGCTACCGTGTTTCATTTCGGCTTGTGGAGCAACGTGCGCGTGAAAGCGAAGCGTTTGTTTTTCGCAAGCGGCGTTCGCGAGCTCAGGGCATGCCGTTGGCGCGAGGGCTCCACGCTGACGTCCAGCGCAGCGCGTCGCATGTTTATAGAGTTCTTCAAGGAGAGACACGGGCACAGGGTGGTGCCCTCGGCGCCGGTGCGGCCGCGGGGAGACCCGAGCCTGCTGTTCGTTAACGCGGGCATGAACCAGGTGAGCCGAACCAGGGCTCGCAGGTGTGCTGGAACAGAGCTCTCGAATGTTCCAGGTCTGAGAGAGACCACATTGTCGTCGCACATAGTTTCCTTTGTAGAGAGTAATGTATGGAGTAAAGTACTGTTTGTACACTCTCACCCCCTGGCCTGTTTACAAACAAAGTAGTCAAGATACAGTTTGGCCCTTTACTACTttagtttatacagctgggtatgcagtatttttactgtatatcaaTTTAGTACTAAACTTTAAAGTACTGGGCCACCTGGTGTACTGGTAGAGCCGGaccaaggtcgcgggttcgaatcccccctcagctgcaaaatacttaccctaaaactgctgcAGCAAAAAATGACAGAGCTAAGTGGGAAcaaaattgtaagtagcttaacgttgtaagtcgctttagagaaaagggtcagataatTGGTGTTTGTACTGATGGGCTGAGGACAGGTACAGGGTGTACACCTTTTGGGCTGGGAGTTC
Coding sequences:
- the kat14 gene encoding cysteine-rich protein 2-binding protein isoform X2, which produces MDSSGDLRSLSSQRDDEATCTSASEGLEEGEVEGETLLIVESEDQASVDLSHDQSGDSLNSDIGDDADTSWNEDISFYCEKCHKWIPSSQLRGEQPSYLKGDNFFKFTCYDCSEDGKETFERMRLTWQQVVMLAMYNLSLEGTGRQGYFRWKEDICAFIGRHWSFLLGSRKKTSTWWSTVAGCLSVGSPTFFRSGAQEFGEPGWWKLVQNRPPTLRPEGEKTSAVSMKAKGTTKPPMDPIITVEGLRKRAGRNPVESAMQLKEKRSRTQEAKEIRRAQKEAAGFVDRSASSTPVKFMSRTRRPDLVLERGEVIDFSSLSSSDRTPLTSPSPSPSPDFSAPGTPASHSATPSLLSEADLIPDVMPPQALFHDDEELDGEGVIDPGIEYVPPPSMPVATNELIMRKKLRTVDHIKQEVESEGEERAASGRDEDEEEEEGVSRQGKTEDESSMGCGSGNRKKAPQKKAEDVASTGAPRYTFLSLYEERMLLRRLKSCPQALAVTPQAKRLHRKLLVRQAKRERGLPLLDVDQAVSLVSGVCGAQEGTICGQGGSGTRTYRTTSQDLRILDRFQTMVSNRKGYHQPTVSFWHRLMGSDASIEQGIKSPYTSRTLKPYIRRDYESRPMKLNLLSEIRAYPHRNNPSWVPEPDAPIDYCYVRPNHIPSVNSMCHEIFWPGGDRVWFHGARCEIQRGLHLLSAGPP
- the kat14 gene encoding cysteine-rich protein 2-binding protein isoform X1, with amino-acid sequence MDSSGDLRSLSSQRDDEATCTSASEGLEEGEVEGETLLIVESEDQASVDLSHDQSGDSLNSDIGDDADTSWNEDISFYCEKCHKWIPSSQLRGEQPSYLKGDNFFKFTCYDCSEDGKETFERMRLTWQQVVMLAMYNLSLEGTGRQGYFRWKEDICAFIGRHWSFLLGSRKKTSTWWSTVAGCLSVGSPTFFRSGAQEFGEPGWWKLVQNRPPTLRPEGEKTSAVSMKAKGTTKPPMDPIITVEGLRKRAGRNPVESAMQLKEKRSRTQEAKEIRRAQKEAAGFVDRSASSTPVKFMSRTRRPDLVLERGEVIDFSSLSSSDRTPLTSPSPSPSPDFSAPGTPASHSATPSLLSEADLIPDVMPPQALFHDDEELDGEGVIDPGIEYVPPPSMPVATNELIMRKKLRTVDHIKQEVESEGEERAASGRDEDEEEEEGVSRQGKTEDESSMGCGSGNRKKAPQKKAEDVASTGAPRYTFLSLYEERMLLRRLKSCPQALAVTPQAKRLHRKLLVRQAKRERGLPLLDVDQAVSLVSGVCGAQEGTICGQGGSGTRTYRTTSQDLRILDRFQTMVSNRKGYHQPTVSFWHRLMGSDASIEQGIKSPYTSRTLKPYIRRDYESRPMKLNLLSEIRAYPHRNNPSWVPEPDAPIDYCYVRPNHIPSVNSMCHEIFWPGVDLSECLQYPDFSVVVLYKKVVIGFGFMVPDVKYNEAYISFLLVHPEWRRAGIATFMIYHLIQTCMGKDVTLHVSASNPAMLLYQKFGFKTEEYILDFYDKYYPVDSKDCRHAFFLRLRR